The proteins below come from a single Edaphobacter acidisoli genomic window:
- a CDS encoding patatin-like phospholipase family protein, with amino-acid sequence MNSSRHRIAFLCHIQAVTIFFLLSCLLFADLNAHSQQPAVRERKRIGLVLEGGGALGFAHIGVLQWLEEHHIPVDDVAGTSMGGLVGGLYASGNSPDQIVQFVAGIDWPTVLGGQAPFDTLGYRRKEDRVAFPNRLEFGFKHGFGLPSGLNSGAGVGLLLDREMLPYYDLKNFDDLPIPFRCVATEMVSGTAHVFHDGSLAQAMRASMSIPGVFAPVTHGNEIYSDGAAVDNLPVDVARKMGAQVVIAVYLDTGTVDRSSLNSLVGVAGRNLSIMIAANEKENMKNADILLKANVSKFTSGDFTKSAEIIPQGYKIAQEHAAELEKYALNDADWKAYVAQRNARRKTRVPVPAFIYIYGLNGAQKAEVQNEFAKFVGHPLDPDKVETTIAELLGTGTYESISYNMIDMGGKTGLLIRPHTKKHAPPFLNLGPTLSANDSNHLLLGLGARATFTDITGPGSELRLDGSVGPLAGMSGEFYKPIHFLHFRKGYFVAGRAYVTYTTAYFFQGSSQLSQYTEHRKGFGADIGYQFNTRTELRLGEDYQWYGDTRTIGEPEQKEFSLHPLVSSARLNYFGQNDVEIPSRGSIVQSSLDYYTQRPNQNGGYTQMNTYLAHFFPLRERGTIAVMANGGTSFNSQNLGLAGFEIGGPLRMSAYDRGELLGDDYFLLQGAYLFQVTKLNPVIGDSIYAAGFYEMAKTWNSPSGTPSLPNDVAGALIVKTLIGPIYGGISIGDSSHRKWFFGMGRVF; translated from the coding sequence ATGAACTCTTCTCGCCACCGTATCGCCTTTCTTTGCCATATCCAAGCCGTAACAATCTTCTTCTTGCTCTCGTGTCTGCTGTTTGCTGATCTAAATGCGCACTCACAGCAGCCTGCTGTACGCGAGCGAAAGCGGATTGGATTGGTGCTCGAAGGTGGCGGTGCACTCGGGTTTGCCCATATTGGTGTCCTGCAGTGGCTGGAAGAGCACCATATACCAGTAGATGATGTGGCCGGAACGAGCATGGGTGGCCTAGTAGGAGGCCTGTATGCCTCGGGTAATAGTCCCGACCAGATTGTGCAGTTCGTCGCTGGCATCGACTGGCCGACAGTACTGGGTGGACAAGCGCCTTTCGACACGCTTGGCTACCGCCGCAAGGAAGACCGTGTGGCATTCCCTAATCGCTTGGAATTCGGATTCAAGCATGGGTTCGGACTGCCAAGCGGCTTGAACTCCGGCGCAGGCGTGGGATTGCTGCTAGACCGCGAGATGCTTCCTTATTATGACCTCAAGAATTTCGACGACCTCCCAATCCCTTTTCGCTGCGTAGCAACAGAGATGGTTTCTGGAACAGCCCACGTGTTCCATGACGGCTCGCTGGCACAAGCAATGCGCGCAAGCATGTCAATCCCTGGCGTCTTCGCCCCAGTAACGCATGGAAACGAAATCTACTCTGATGGCGCAGCGGTGGACAACCTTCCAGTCGATGTAGCCAGAAAGATGGGCGCGCAGGTGGTAATTGCGGTGTACCTCGACACTGGTACGGTGGATCGCAGCAGTCTGAATTCTCTGGTCGGAGTAGCAGGCAGAAACCTCTCAATCATGATTGCAGCGAACGAGAAGGAGAACATGAAAAATGCCGACATTCTGCTGAAGGCCAATGTAAGCAAGTTCACATCTGGCGACTTCACAAAGAGTGCAGAGATTATTCCGCAGGGATACAAGATCGCACAGGAACATGCAGCCGAGCTTGAAAAGTATGCCCTGAACGACGCGGACTGGAAAGCATACGTCGCGCAGCGCAATGCTCGTCGCAAGACGCGGGTTCCGGTGCCCGCTTTCATCTATATCTACGGCTTGAACGGTGCTCAGAAGGCAGAGGTCCAAAACGAATTTGCAAAGTTTGTAGGCCACCCGCTAGACCCGGACAAAGTAGAAACTACGATAGCGGAGCTGCTGGGCACAGGGACCTATGAAAGCATAAGTTACAACATGATTGACATGGGCGGGAAAACAGGTTTGCTAATCCGTCCGCACACCAAAAAACATGCGCCACCATTTCTTAACTTAGGGCCAACTCTTTCTGCCAACGACTCGAATCATCTGCTACTGGGACTAGGTGCGAGGGCGACTTTCACAGACATCACAGGGCCTGGCTCCGAGCTGCGCCTGGACGGTTCCGTGGGCCCGCTGGCAGGAATGAGCGGGGAATTTTACAAGCCGATACACTTCCTCCATTTCAGAAAGGGTTACTTCGTAGCAGGCCGTGCCTATGTGACCTACACGACGGCATACTTCTTCCAGGGCAGCAGTCAGCTCTCACAGTACACAGAGCACAGAAAAGGCTTCGGAGCGGACATCGGGTATCAGTTCAACACTCGGACCGAACTGCGGCTGGGCGAAGATTATCAATGGTATGGCGACACCAGAACGATCGGCGAACCGGAACAGAAGGAGTTCAGCCTTCATCCACTGGTGAGTTCGGCCCGCCTCAACTACTTTGGTCAGAATGACGTTGAAATCCCTTCGCGGGGATCGATCGTGCAATCTTCACTTGACTACTACACGCAACGCCCCAACCAGAACGGCGGCTATACGCAGATGAACACTTATCTCGCACATTTTTTCCCTCTACGTGAACGGGGGACAATCGCGGTCATGGCAAATGGAGGCACGAGCTTTAACTCGCAGAACCTTGGTCTCGCCGGATTTGAGATCGGTGGACCGCTACGCATGAGCGCGTATGATCGCGGTGAGCTCTTGGGCGATGATTACTTTCTCCTCCAAGGCGCCTATCTCTTTCAAGTGACGAAGCTGAATCCGGTGATCGGTGACAGCATATATGCTGCAGGATTTTATGAAATGGCAAAGACATGGAATAGCCCATCAGGCACCCCTTCACTTCCAAACGATGTGGCCGGAGCGTTGATCGTCAAAACGCTGATTGGCCCTATCTATGGCGGCATAAGCATTGGCGACAGCAGCCACAGGAAGTGGTTCTTCGGGATGGGACGCGTTTTTTAG
- a CDS encoding threonine ammonia-lyase, with protein MDKLVTLEEIRAAEKRIAGVVVRTPLYRVSRARLRMAKAVEPEFDLYIKAESEQPIGSFKLRGAYNMMARLTPEALRLGVITYSSGNHAQGVAYAARGLGTKAVIVMPENAPAVKKAATTSLGAEIVEVGPASSERRAKAEELAAKFGYTIIPPYDDAAIIAGQATCGLEIVEQLPGVGLVIAPVSGGGLLSGVATAIKLAAPHVKVWGAEPELAADAKESFESKKLAEWPASKTTRTICDGLRTQTLGTLNFKHILSYVDGVTAVAEDEILAAIRTMLQVTSLVPEPSGAVSLAAALFHADELPKANKVVVVLSGGNLEPELRKSLEDKSAAHPHH; from the coding sequence ATGGATAAGTTGGTGACACTGGAAGAGATACGTGCCGCGGAGAAACGGATTGCCGGAGTTGTGGTGCGCACTCCACTCTACCGCGTTTCACGCGCAAGGCTGCGCATGGCAAAAGCTGTCGAGCCGGAGTTTGACCTTTACATCAAAGCCGAGAGTGAGCAACCGATAGGCAGCTTCAAGCTACGCGGAGCATACAACATGATGGCTCGGCTCACGCCCGAAGCCCTGCGCCTCGGGGTAATCACTTATTCGAGCGGAAATCATGCACAAGGGGTGGCGTATGCCGCGCGGGGTCTGGGCACTAAGGCGGTCATCGTCATGCCAGAGAACGCTCCTGCAGTAAAGAAAGCAGCCACGACATCGCTTGGCGCTGAGATCGTCGAAGTCGGTCCAGCATCCTCCGAGCGGCGCGCAAAAGCTGAGGAATTGGCCGCGAAGTTCGGCTACACCATCATTCCACCTTACGATGACGCGGCAATCATTGCAGGCCAGGCCACCTGTGGACTAGAGATAGTGGAACAGTTACCCGGAGTAGGCTTGGTGATTGCCCCAGTAAGTGGAGGAGGGTTGCTAAGCGGAGTGGCAACAGCCATCAAATTGGCCGCTCCGCACGTAAAGGTCTGGGGAGCGGAGCCAGAATTGGCAGCCGATGCAAAGGAGAGCTTCGAGTCAAAAAAATTGGCCGAATGGCCAGCAAGCAAGACCACACGTACTATCTGCGATGGTCTACGGACTCAGACACTTGGCACACTTAACTTTAAACACATACTCAGTTACGTCGATGGGGTGACTGCTGTCGCCGAAGATGAGATCCTTGCTGCCATTCGCACCATGCTGCAAGTCACATCGCTAGTCCCAGAGCCAAGCGGTGCTGTATCCCTGGCCGCAGCGCTGTTCCATGCAGATGAACTGCCCAAGGCGAACAAGGTTGTTGTGGTACTGAGCGGCGGGAATCTTGAACCCGAGTTGCGAAAGAGTCTTGAGGATAAATCTGCTGCTCACCCGCATCATTGA
- a CDS encoding GNAT family N-acetyltransferase yields MAVTETEAIAASLLIRPIVAEDAKQVAELSKQLGYEISAEAVSERISRLAACKDTQVALVACINTNMVGWIEAAVTHHLQSPAHTLITGLVVRSEVRSMGVGRRLCAEVEAWSRSKGIALLRVTSRMTRERAHQFYLREGFTQTKTQAVFEKSLS; encoded by the coding sequence ATGGCAGTGACAGAGACTGAAGCAATTGCGGCTTCGCTGCTGATAAGACCTATCGTCGCGGAAGATGCCAAACAGGTCGCGGAGTTAAGTAAGCAGCTAGGCTATGAAATCTCTGCTGAAGCCGTCTCAGAAAGGATTTCGAGGCTTGCGGCATGCAAAGATACCCAGGTTGCGCTTGTAGCTTGCATTAACACGAACATGGTTGGTTGGATCGAAGCTGCGGTCACTCATCATTTGCAATCGCCGGCACATACGCTCATTACTGGACTTGTCGTCCGAAGCGAAGTGCGTAGCATGGGCGTTGGCAGGCGTCTATGTGCAGAAGTCGAAGCATGGAGCAGAAGCAAGGGTATCGCTTTATTGCGCGTGACGTCGCGGATGACGCGCGAACGGGCTCATCAGTTCTATCTACGCGAAGGCTTTACCCAAACTAAGACTCAAGCTGTCTTCGAAAAATCACTTTCCTGA
- a CDS encoding undecaprenyl-diphosphate phosphatase, with translation MSILQVIILAIVQGMAELLPVSSSAHVVVAEKLMGLDPSSPEMTLLLVMLHTGTMFAVIAYFWSQWKRTYFSSADSFKRFLVRVIWATVLTGIIGEALNILIEKTMFKGASKAEIELLFGRLDLIAPALLAVGVLILIAGLMEKRLAASAAKVYGDSVTMGQAGWMGAIQGLCLPFRGFSRSGATISTGILTGASKERAERFSFALAVVLTPPVVAREVLRLVHASHDAVASGVPIDLHSSLMVSLLGMVFAFFAGLVALKWLSSWLEQGRWYWFGVYCFIAAAVVFYLHYGPKHL, from the coding sequence ATGTCGATCCTCCAAGTGATTATTCTTGCCATAGTGCAAGGTATGGCAGAGCTGCTGCCTGTTTCCAGTTCTGCGCATGTTGTAGTTGCTGAAAAATTGATGGGACTGGACCCCTCCTCGCCTGAGATGACATTGCTGCTGGTCATGCTGCATACAGGCACGATGTTCGCCGTGATTGCCTATTTCTGGAGCCAGTGGAAGCGGACCTACTTCTCTTCTGCTGACTCGTTCAAGCGATTCCTCGTGCGTGTCATCTGGGCTACTGTGCTGACGGGCATCATAGGAGAAGCGCTGAACATCTTGATTGAAAAGACTATGTTCAAAGGAGCGTCCAAAGCTGAGATCGAGCTTCTCTTCGGCCGGCTGGATCTTATTGCGCCAGCCCTGCTCGCTGTAGGTGTTTTGATCCTCATTGCAGGACTGATGGAGAAACGACTAGCCGCCTCTGCTGCAAAAGTTTACGGCGACAGCGTGACCATGGGGCAAGCCGGATGGATGGGCGCAATTCAGGGGCTCTGCCTCCCGTTTCGCGGATTCTCACGGTCGGGCGCGACCATCTCAACCGGCATCCTGACGGGTGCGAGCAAAGAGCGCGCTGAGCGGTTCAGCTTCGCGCTGGCCGTAGTCCTGACTCCTCCGGTCGTCGCACGCGAAGTCCTGCGGCTTGTACATGCCTCACATGATGCAGTCGCAAGCGGAGTGCCCATCGACCTGCACAGCAGTTTGATGGTGAGCCTACTGGGCATGGTGTTCGCATTTTTCGCCGGGCTGGTCGCGCTGAAATGGCTCAGCAGTTGGCTTGAACAGGGACGCTGGTATTGGTTTGGAGTTTACTGCTTCATCGCCGCTGCAGTCGTGTTTTATCTGCACTATGGACCAAAGCACCTGTAG
- a CDS encoding DNA translocase FtsK translates to MKPLRLVSSPTRHRRVNEVLGLVVLFGATLLLLALASYTPTDPSFNTIGSYVTGRPAHNWTGQIGAYVADALLQLIGIAAFFLPLVLGRLGICWMRSRPAGSPLAKTIGLGMWVVFAPAAIGLLPGNLLWRHTLPIAGVSGRLLSDFLVEYLNLPGASIVLLMMVALSLYLATTFTFNTAREWTTARFGFMQRLWEWRSRRKARRKGLEIDPENFGSKREMAEAKARRARDKSEAVAAKSKEPANTLLGSLFGWLSRRKRIEPASTEPEWEPVSEPSSVWQSMPRTLVDAPPVTPLSTATAAAAPYAEALAKAAAPIRAVDDESNFASRNFFDKPVQPPAPAPVPKKLQEPKTPAAEVPSATPADAGISFGKRADADIKPVTIVPKSVRGYKLPPSSLLHRDDDHTIVREEVLREEARVLVEKCAEFGVNGQVTQINPGPVVTTFEFRPDAGVKVARITGLGDDLCLAMAAESILIERMPGKNTVGIQVPNSSRETIWLRDVVECESFAQSKSRLAIALGKDINGRIVTADLAAMPHVLIAGSTGSGKSVAINAMIMSVLFKNTPEQVRMILVDPKRVELGMYEGIPHLFTPIITEAKLAANALRNAVREMERRLKLLAANHVRNIDQFNKLFEHGSEYLFEDVNQEPLPYIIIIIDELADLMMLDRANVEESITRLAQMARAVGIHLILATQRPSVDVITGLIKANVPTRMSFRLATKVDSRTIIDSNGAESLLGRGDMLYLPPGTSRVQRVHAPFVTEKEISAVTSFWKEQGEAEYVHGFLEGPKDEAGKEISSESDGEDNDPMYDDAVRLVFEFGKASTSLLQRRLRIGYGRAAHLIDLMYNDGLVGPADGSKPRELLKSPNWLSEVDAAMR, encoded by the coding sequence ATGAAACCCCTGCGACTTGTTTCTTCGCCTACGCGACACCGCCGCGTGAATGAGGTTCTCGGTCTGGTCGTGCTCTTCGGCGCTACCCTGCTGCTGCTTGCGCTGGCCAGCTACACGCCGACTGACCCCTCTTTCAATACCATCGGCTCCTATGTCACAGGAAGGCCCGCGCATAACTGGACTGGTCAGATCGGCGCATATGTGGCCGACGCGCTGCTTCAACTGATCGGCATCGCAGCATTCTTTCTTCCGCTCGTGCTGGGACGCCTTGGAATCTGCTGGATGCGCTCACGGCCTGCGGGATCTCCATTGGCAAAGACGATTGGGCTTGGGATGTGGGTAGTGTTTGCCCCAGCGGCCATCGGGCTGCTCCCGGGCAACCTGCTGTGGCGTCATACACTCCCGATTGCAGGCGTGAGCGGAAGGCTGCTCTCCGATTTTCTCGTCGAATATTTGAATCTTCCCGGCGCATCCATCGTGCTGCTGATGATGGTTGCCTTGTCGCTCTATTTGGCCACAACGTTTACCTTCAACACTGCACGCGAGTGGACCACAGCGCGATTCGGTTTTATGCAGCGTCTATGGGAGTGGCGGTCTAGACGCAAAGCGCGTCGGAAGGGCCTCGAAATCGACCCCGAAAACTTTGGCAGCAAGCGTGAGATGGCTGAGGCGAAAGCCCGCCGTGCTCGCGATAAGTCTGAGGCGGTCGCGGCAAAATCCAAGGAGCCTGCTAACACATTGCTTGGCAGCCTCTTCGGATGGCTTAGCCGCCGGAAGCGCATCGAACCTGCTTCAACTGAGCCTGAATGGGAGCCCGTATCTGAGCCATCTTCCGTGTGGCAGTCGATGCCGCGCACACTCGTCGATGCCCCACCAGTTACGCCTTTGAGCACAGCAACCGCAGCCGCTGCTCCTTATGCGGAGGCGTTAGCAAAGGCAGCCGCACCAATCCGAGCTGTCGATGACGAATCAAACTTCGCCAGTCGCAACTTCTTCGACAAACCAGTCCAACCGCCGGCTCCTGCGCCGGTGCCGAAAAAGCTGCAGGAACCGAAGACTCCCGCAGCCGAGGTCCCTTCCGCTACTCCCGCCGACGCAGGAATCTCATTTGGCAAACGTGCTGATGCAGACATCAAGCCAGTAACAATCGTGCCGAAGAGCGTACGCGGCTACAAGCTGCCTCCATCATCGTTGCTCCACCGCGACGACGACCACACCATCGTGCGCGAAGAGGTTCTGCGTGAAGAGGCACGAGTACTTGTAGAAAAGTGCGCCGAGTTTGGCGTCAACGGCCAGGTTACGCAGATCAACCCGGGTCCCGTCGTAACCACCTTCGAGTTTCGCCCTGACGCGGGTGTAAAGGTCGCACGCATCACCGGTCTGGGCGACGACCTTTGCCTCGCCATGGCTGCCGAGTCGATTCTCATCGAGCGGATGCCGGGCAAAAACACTGTCGGCATCCAGGTACCAAACAGCTCCCGCGAAACGATTTGGCTGCGCGATGTGGTCGAGTGCGAGAGCTTCGCGCAATCCAAGAGCCGCCTCGCCATCGCACTTGGCAAAGACATCAACGGGCGCATCGTCACAGCCGACCTCGCCGCCATGCCTCACGTTCTCATCGCAGGCTCGACCGGTTCAGGAAAATCCGTCGCGATCAACGCAATGATTATGAGCGTGCTCTTCAAGAACACGCCTGAGCAGGTGCGCATGATCCTCGTCGATCCGAAGCGCGTCGAGCTTGGCATGTACGAAGGTATCCCGCATCTGTTCACGCCCATCATCACCGAGGCAAAGCTTGCGGCTAATGCGCTGCGCAATGCCGTGCGTGAGATGGAGCGGCGGCTGAAACTGCTCGCCGCCAACCACGTGCGTAACATCGACCAGTTCAACAAGCTCTTCGAGCACGGCAGCGAGTACCTGTTCGAGGATGTGAACCAGGAACCTTTGCCCTACATCATCATCATCATTGACGAGCTCGCCGACCTGATGATGCTCGATCGCGCGAACGTCGAAGAGTCCATTACGCGCCTCGCCCAAATGGCCCGCGCCGTCGGCATTCACCTGATTCTCGCGACGCAACGCCCGTCTGTCGACGTCATCACTGGCCTTATCAAGGCCAATGTTCCTACACGCATGAGCTTCCGCCTCGCAACAAAGGTGGATTCACGCACCATCATCGACTCGAACGGCGCCGAAAGCCTGCTTGGGCGCGGCGACATGCTGTATCTGCCTCCGGGCACGAGCCGCGTGCAGCGCGTTCACGCGCCCTTCGTCACAGAAAAGGAGATCTCCGCCGTTACCTCTTTCTGGAAGGAGCAGGGCGAGGCTGAGTACGTCCATGGCTTCCTCGAAGGCCCCAAAGATGAGGCAGGGAAAGAAATCAGCAGCGAGTCAGATGGCGAAGACAACGACCCGATGTACGACGATGCAGTGCGGCTGGTCTTCGAGTTCGGCAAGGCGAGCACTTCTCTGCTCCAGCGTCGTCTCCGCATCGGCTATGGTCGCGCGGCACATCTGATCGACCTGATGTACAACGACGGTCTGGTCGGTCCGGCGGATGGTTCCAAACCACGCGAGCTGCTCAAGTCTCCGAACTGGCTGAGCGAGGTGGATGCCGCGATGCGGTAG